From a region of the Armatimonadota bacterium genome:
- a CDS encoding MATE family efflux transporter, with amino-acid sequence MTTTPKPAENLAKALWELSWPVVTLNLLGVINSLLDRFFIGTLPRAALTAHGAAVSVIFMLFSLAFSVGIGAGAIISRAYGAREFEEVQVGADQAVRVSVYVGLVLGLISAITAPMAAHIILPETSLDAKRMMIQFLLAYSVGLPAMCVNQTLASALRSIGNSVAPMVLTGLQVPIHIGLNYLLVYYLNMGLLGAGIALSSSVIFSLFFYIWYARHSVLKAHISFKPPSLDWLKRILKISIPSGFQAILRTLSLLVFTVVLSSLSNGEAAIAAMTTGFAIEMMMFAPAFGISAAVSSLVGQSLGAKDPARAESIGWIGGIVSFTIAALLAAPIYFAVPSFAHMLVGSKPDVQVELVSIVRFLCITEPLFCLAMVLNGGLQGAGETKHPLWISIIALWFMRVPLATILALSAGSPLLLSLKLPIGLALGAKGAWISMSVTQGIQGVLCGFSWRNGHWKTVKV; translated from the coding sequence ATGACCACGACACCCAAGCCCGCCGAAAACCTCGCTAAGGCGCTCTGGGAACTCAGTTGGCCAGTGGTGACGCTTAACTTGCTCGGAGTCATCAACTCCCTTCTGGACAGATTCTTCATCGGCACTCTCCCCCGGGCCGCTCTGACTGCACACGGTGCCGCCGTCAGCGTGATCTTCATGCTGTTCTCCCTCGCCTTTTCTGTGGGAATCGGAGCCGGAGCAATCATCAGCCGAGCCTACGGTGCGCGAGAGTTCGAAGAAGTCCAGGTTGGAGCTGATCAAGCAGTGAGAGTTTCGGTGTACGTCGGGCTTGTCCTGGGGCTGATCTCGGCAATCACCGCTCCGATGGCTGCACATATCATCTTGCCTGAAACCTCGCTCGACGCGAAACGGATGATGATTCAGTTTCTTCTGGCTTACTCAGTGGGGTTGCCGGCCATGTGCGTGAACCAGACACTGGCATCCGCACTGAGGAGCATCGGAAATTCGGTCGCCCCCATGGTCCTCACTGGACTCCAAGTACCGATCCACATCGGTTTGAATTACCTCTTAGTCTACTATCTCAATATGGGGCTGCTAGGAGCTGGAATCGCGTTGAGTTCTAGCGTCATCTTTTCCTTGTTCTTCTACATCTGGTATGCCCGCCACTCAGTCCTCAAGGCGCACATTTCGTTCAAACCACCAAGCCTTGACTGGCTTAAGCGCATCCTCAAGATTTCCATCCCGTCAGGCTTCCAGGCGATCCTTCGCACTCTATCGTTGCTCGTTTTTACCGTAGTACTGAGCAGCCTTTCCAATGGGGAGGCGGCTATCGCCGCCATGACAACTGGTTTCGCCATCGAGATGATGATGTTTGCTCCAGCATTCGGCATTAGCGCGGCCGTTTCATCACTCGTCGGACAGTCGCTCGGAGCGAAAGACCCGGCGCGGGCAGAGTCGATTGGCTGGATTGGCGGAATTGTTTCCTTTACAATCGCGGCTCTCCTGGCCGCGCCTATCTATTTCGCTGTTCCGTCCTTTGCACACATGTTGGTTGGCAGCAAGCCGGATGTACAGGTGGAGCTTGTCTCTATCGTTCGATTCTTGTGCATCACAGAACCCCTGTTCTGCCTTGCCATGGTGTTGAACGGTGGTCTCCAAGGTGCCGGCGAGACAAAGCACCCTCTTTGGATCAGTATCATTGCACTCTGGTTCATGCGCGTCCCATTGGCAACGATTCTCGCCCTTTCCGCAGGTTCTCCCCTTCTTCTGAGTCTTAAGCTCCCGATCGGTCTGGCGCTAGGAGCAAAGGGCGCTTGGATTTCCATGTCGGTAACCCAGGGAATTCAAGGCGTTCTGTGTGGTTTCTCGTGGCGCAATGGACACTGGAAAACCGTCAAGGTCTAA
- a CDS encoding TlpA disulfide reductase family protein — MKFYAPLVLALLIAGCSPERGANVDFKASPLKPGGDVTFSKEYAGKPALIYIWATWCGPCRMVAPKIEDLKKEYESKGIAFIALAQDGMAAVRKFEAATPHDLDVIADTTGTITRSVDVSAIPVIVVVDSDHNTVAYEQGVPTDDYAAIRAALNAVAKK; from the coding sequence ATGAAATTCTACGCGCCGTTGGTCTTGGCGTTGCTCATTGCTGGCTGCAGTCCGGAGCGGGGAGCGAACGTCGATTTCAAAGCTTCGCCGCTCAAGCCAGGTGGGGATGTTACCTTCTCGAAGGAGTACGCAGGAAAGCCGGCGTTGATCTACATCTGGGCTACATGGTGCGGCCCATGTCGAATGGTTGCCCCGAAAATTGAAGATTTGAAAAAGGAGTACGAATCAAAGGGAATTGCATTTATTGCCTTGGCCCAAGATGGAATGGCAGCGGTGAGAAAGTTTGAAGCAGCTACACCACACGACCTCGACGTAATTGCAGACACCACCGGAACTATAACGCGGTCCGTGGATGTGAGTGCCATTCCTGTTATCGTTGTGGTTGACTCAGACCATAACACCGTTGCTTACGAGCAAGGGGTACCAACCGACGACTACGCCGCGATAAGGGCAGCTCTCAATGCGGTCGCCAAGAAGTAA
- the thrS gene encoding threonine--tRNA ligase, whose amino-acid sequence MAERYEDSYLYRLRHSAAHLLAQAVTELYPGAKLSIGPPIEYGFYYDIDFPSPLREEDLPALEAKMKELAKLDQRIERSEVSREEARALILDSSIPCMGEEVAEYKLQLLDAVPAGEKISFYNQQRTDREGVQHRFLDLCRGPHVDSTKEIKAFKLMSIAGAYWRGDVKNKQLTRIYGTAFETKEELEAHLEMIEEAKRRDHRVLGRELGLFMFSPRVGVGLPLWLPKGAQLRMTMIDFLNKEQMRRGYQPVVTPHLGNSKLWDVSGHTIAYKDKMFPFMTDDEKETFILKPMNCPFHIEIYRSSLRSYRDLPVRLAEMGTVYRYEQSGEVAGIMRARGFTQDDAHLFVRPDQLVEEFTLVVDLIQTVLGKLGLTSFRARVGTKDPASDKYIGHDENWELATNAIFEACRVKGLEYEVSPGDAAFYGPKLDIVIKDALGRDWQMGTVQVDYNLPERFELEYIGEDSKPHRPIMIHRAPFGSLERMIGLLTEQYAGAFPFWLSPVQIAILPIADRHNEKAHELFVQLRDEYGYRCEVDDRRETLGKKIRDNQMQKVPYMLILGDKDIEAGTVGVRSREEGDLGAMTIESFVGQAPAL is encoded by the coding sequence ATGGCAGAACGTTACGAAGATTCCTATCTTTATCGCTTGCGGCACTCCGCCGCCCACCTGCTTGCTCAGGCGGTTACTGAGCTTTACCCCGGCGCAAAACTCTCGATCGGCCCACCGATAGAATACGGCTTTTACTACGACATCGACTTTCCGTCTCCGTTGCGAGAAGAAGATCTGCCTGCTCTGGAAGCGAAGATGAAGGAGCTGGCGAAGCTCGACCAGCGAATCGAGCGATCAGAGGTCTCGCGTGAGGAAGCTCGGGCATTGATTCTCGATTCTTCCATTCCGTGCATGGGTGAGGAGGTTGCGGAGTACAAGTTGCAACTTCTAGATGCGGTTCCGGCGGGCGAGAAGATCAGCTTCTACAACCAGCAACGGACTGATCGCGAGGGCGTTCAACATCGCTTTTTGGACTTGTGCCGGGGGCCCCACGTTGATTCGACCAAGGAAATCAAAGCGTTCAAGTTAATGTCGATCGCCGGGGCATATTGGCGCGGCGATGTCAAGAACAAGCAGCTCACGCGAATCTACGGAACGGCGTTTGAAACCAAGGAAGAGCTTGAGGCACATCTGGAGATGATTGAGGAGGCCAAGCGGCGCGACCACCGAGTTTTGGGTCGCGAGTTGGGGCTGTTCATGTTCTCGCCAAGAGTCGGTGTCGGGTTGCCGCTTTGGCTGCCAAAGGGTGCTCAGCTTCGCATGACGATGATTGACTTCCTGAACAAGGAGCAAATGCGCCGAGGCTACCAGCCGGTCGTGACTCCGCACCTAGGAAACTCCAAACTCTGGGACGTGAGCGGACACACGATTGCTTACAAGGACAAGATGTTCCCGTTCATGACGGACGATGAGAAGGAGACCTTCATTCTCAAGCCGATGAACTGTCCGTTCCATATCGAGATTTATCGCTCTTCACTCCGATCATATCGCGATCTTCCGGTTCGATTGGCGGAGATGGGGACGGTTTACCGATATGAGCAGAGCGGAGAGGTTGCGGGGATTATGCGTGCTCGTGGGTTTACCCAGGACGATGCTCACCTCTTTGTTCGACCAGACCAGCTTGTTGAGGAATTCACCTTAGTTGTGGACCTGATTCAAACAGTTCTTGGAAAGCTCGGACTGACCTCGTTCAGAGCCCGTGTGGGCACGAAGGATCCGGCGTCGGATAAATACATCGGCCACGACGAAAACTGGGAGCTTGCGACCAACGCGATTTTCGAGGCGTGCCGCGTGAAAGGGCTAGAGTATGAAGTTTCGCCTGGCGACGCAGCGTTTTACGGTCCAAAGCTGGATATTGTCATCAAAGACGCGCTGGGTCGTGATTGGCAGATGGGAACTGTTCAAGTGGATTACAACTTGCCAGAGCGGTTCGAACTTGAGTACATCGGTGAGGATAGCAAGCCGCACCGGCCGATCATGATACACCGAGCCCCGTTTGGATCACTTGAACGCATGATTGGGTTGCTGACCGAGCAATACGCCGGTGCCTTCCCCTTCTGGCTCTCCCCAGTTCAGATTGCGATTCTGCCGATCGCGGATCGACACAACGAGAAAGCTCATGAGCTATTTGTCCAACTTCGGGACGAGTACGGTTATCGCTGCGAAGTCGACGATCGACGAGAGACTCTTGGTAAGAAGATTCGGGACAACCAAATGCAAAAGGTTCCGTACATGCTGATTCTTGGGGACAAGGATATCGAGGCAGGTACCGTTGGAGTAAGGAGCCGAGAAGAGGGTGACTTGGGGGCGATGACCATCGAGTCGTTTGTGGGTCAGGCTCCAGCCTTGTAA
- a CDS encoding ankyrin repeat domain-containing protein, translating to MKIQNSLALLCFVVVAGCQKAEPQPKLTLLEAAEAGNLEVIKERIKEGSDVNTPQKSTGATALMLAAGRGKIPIVEELIKSGAKVNEVNARGYNAALIAVGNDDVEMVKFLKSKGADLNAKSKQGYSAYYIAKMYKFEAMMQYLKSVGADTSDPKLNIIRKAPTKG from the coding sequence ATGAAAATACAGAATTCTCTCGCCCTGCTTTGTTTTGTAGTGGTCGCGGGTTGCCAGAAGGCCGAGCCACAACCGAAGTTGACACTTCTAGAAGCCGCGGAGGCGGGAAACCTCGAAGTGATTAAGGAGCGGATCAAAGAAGGATCTGACGTAAATACTCCTCAGAAATCGACGGGAGCTACCGCGCTGATGCTGGCGGCAGGTAGGGGAAAGATTCCAATTGTTGAGGAGCTGATCAAGAGTGGAGCAAAGGTTAATGAAGTCAATGCTCGGGGCTACAATGCAGCATTAATCGCTGTCGGAAACGACGACGTCGAGATGGTCAAGTTCTTGAAGTCCAAAGGAGCTGATCTTAACGCAAAGTCTAAGCAAGGATATTCCGCTTACTACATTGCAAAGATGTACAAGTTCGAAGCGATGATGCAATATCTCAAGTCAGTCGGAGCCGATACTTCCGATCCGAAACTAAACATTATTCGGAAGGCACCCACCAAGGGCTAA
- a CDS encoding prepilin-type N-terminal cleavage/methylation domain-containing protein, with translation MRNRAFTLIELLVVIAIIAILAAILFPVFAQAKDAAKKASSISNIKQNATSTIIYTTDADDNFPSAFSVDDGSPAGYGLAGQALSVGGVIPAGYWWVTTLPAGADDPSYANIDGQGVHNSTQPYRKNFDMLQMTGLPVVDVYGGSVPYVRTPAPASMTMNGLLSLYSTTAVASPSRVPLYWPGSGKQNFKGGTFPSPALFCGNTAPNPQACRFNASGAPQAGSALPSSNRGDAIANFGAGFNLYSGGMMYSYTDTSAKFIRNSSGFTNNTPGSFAANGTFAAGLRCQSSTTSPFYLSFFRPDLENVVNMVNNGICQ, from the coding sequence ATGCGAAATCGTGCATTTACACTCATCGAGTTGCTGGTGGTCATCGCCATCATCGCAATCCTCGCAGCCATCCTCTTCCCCGTTTTTGCTCAAGCAAAAGATGCTGCTAAGAAGGCTTCGTCCATCTCCAACATCAAGCAAAACGCTACATCCACCATCATCTACACCACAGACGCTGATGACAACTTCCCCTCTGCCTTCTCGGTGGATGACGGAAGCCCAGCTGGTTACGGTCTTGCTGGTCAAGCCCTCTCGGTCGGCGGAGTTATTCCTGCTGGTTACTGGTGGGTCACCACACTTCCGGCTGGCGCAGACGATCCTTCATACGCCAACATCGACGGCCAAGGCGTACACAACTCAACCCAGCCATATCGAAAGAATTTCGACATGCTCCAGATGACTGGACTTCCAGTCGTTGATGTCTACGGTGGATCCGTTCCTTACGTGCGGACCCCAGCTCCGGCGAGCATGACCATGAACGGTCTTTTGAGTCTGTACAGCACAACTGCAGTCGCTTCCCCTTCACGAGTTCCTCTCTACTGGCCTGGTTCCGGTAAGCAGAACTTCAAAGGTGGGACCTTCCCAAGCCCGGCTCTCTTCTGCGGCAATACCGCTCCAAATCCTCAGGCATGCCGATTCAACGCGAGCGGCGCACCTCAGGCAGGTTCGGCTCTTCCGTCCAGCAACCGAGGAGATGCAATTGCAAACTTCGGAGCAGGTTTCAACCTGTACTCGGGTGGAATGATGTACTCGTACACGGACACGTCGGCAAAGTTCATTCGAAACAGCAGTGGCTTCACCAACAACACGCCAGGCTCGTTTGCCGCAAACGGTACCTTCGCGGCAGGACTTCGATGCCAGTCATCGACGACCTCACCGTTCTACCTGTCGTTCTTCCGACCTGACCTCGAGAACGTGGTCAACATGGTTAACAACGGCATTTGCCAATGA
- a CDS encoding serine hydrolase domain-containing protein, translated as MTKLQQLLSDAITDGTFPGAAYFVRRNGIIEEGYIGRQTYCPDSKPVDKHTLWDLASVSKVVSTTTLTMLAVQNSKLDLDWPVAKIIPEFGVNDKQGITFRNLMVHNSGLIAFRAYYKTCRTREEVLRQIFDEKLTYFTGSKTIYSDLSMILMDEALNRVLGGSLDQLFRKRIAEPLGLHQTGYFTLGVPTMIGPTDRQNCAPTERTEDWRKTMRRLRHGDLGSIKLYGNDPEFIQAEVHDPTATAMGGVAGHAGLFATLKDLARFTENYCAAKPLVINSSLRTDFTKRQASTSTRALGWDTKSETGSSAGTKLGPTTYGHTGYTGTSIWIDPVTGNFGLLLTNRVHPTSDNVKLLGFRGRFYDAAF; from the coding sequence ATGACGAAGCTCCAGCAACTGCTTAGCGACGCGATCACCGACGGCACCTTTCCTGGCGCCGCCTATTTCGTTCGCAGAAACGGAATCATCGAAGAAGGCTATATCGGCAGACAGACTTACTGTCCGGACTCAAAGCCGGTAGACAAACACACCCTATGGGACCTTGCAAGCGTCAGCAAAGTAGTTTCCACAACCACGCTCACAATGCTTGCGGTTCAGAATAGCAAACTGGATCTCGACTGGCCCGTCGCAAAAATCATCCCTGAGTTCGGCGTCAACGACAAGCAAGGGATCACATTCCGGAACCTCATGGTCCACAACTCAGGGCTGATCGCGTTTCGGGCCTACTACAAAACCTGTCGAACCCGGGAAGAGGTTCTCAGGCAGATCTTCGACGAGAAACTGACCTATTTCACGGGCTCGAAAACAATCTACAGCGATCTCAGTATGATTCTCATGGATGAGGCACTGAATAGAGTGCTCGGCGGTTCACTCGATCAACTGTTCCGCAAACGCATCGCCGAGCCACTCGGCCTTCACCAAACGGGCTACTTTACTCTAGGAGTCCCGACAATGATCGGCCCAACCGATCGCCAGAACTGTGCCCCCACTGAGCGCACCGAAGACTGGCGAAAAACCATGCGCCGCCTCCGCCATGGCGACCTTGGTTCCATCAAGCTCTACGGAAACGACCCCGAGTTCATCCAAGCCGAAGTCCACGACCCGACCGCAACCGCCATGGGTGGCGTCGCTGGTCACGCCGGGCTCTTTGCCACACTTAAGGACCTCGCCCGCTTCACCGAGAACTATTGCGCGGCTAAACCGCTTGTGATTAACTCTAGTCTCAGAACCGATTTCACAAAACGACAAGCCTCCACAAGCACCCGAGCCCTTGGCTGGGACACGAAATCCGAAACCGGCTCTTCCGCCGGCACCAAGCTGGGCCCAACGACCTACGGCCACACCGGCTACACCGGAACCAGTATCTGGATTGATCCAGTCACCGGCAACTTTGGCTTGCTGTTAACGAATAGGGTGCATCCCACGTCGGATAACGTGAAACTACTGGGTTTTCGCGGCCGCTTCTACGACGCGGCATTCTAG
- the prpB gene encoding methylisocitrate lyase — MIRPPLVSPGQLLREQMKGGIVVMPGAFSALTALAAYKQGAKAAYLSGGAITNNLLGVPDIALASLNEFASTAAQACQVAPIPMIADADTGFGETWNTVRTVIEMERAGLAGIHLEDQISPKRCGHLDGKAVVPTSQMVSKLKAATEAKRDSSFIIIARTDAYGVEGIEAAIDRAKAYTQAGADAIFPEGLTTEQEFEQFRKGVDAPLLANMTEFGKTPLITAKEFENLGYNMVIFPVTALRVMLRAVEEFYSELLATGTQRGWIEKMRTRQELYSTIDYADYTAKDESWQ; from the coding sequence ATGATTCGTCCACCGTTAGTCTCTCCGGGGCAGCTACTCCGCGAACAGATGAAGGGAGGCATCGTCGTAATGCCTGGCGCGTTTAGCGCTCTGACCGCCCTCGCTGCCTACAAACAAGGCGCCAAGGCTGCCTATCTGAGCGGAGGGGCGATTACGAACAACCTTCTGGGGGTTCCAGATATTGCCCTCGCCAGCCTTAATGAGTTCGCTTCAACCGCCGCTCAGGCCTGTCAAGTAGCCCCGATTCCCATGATTGCCGACGCCGATACCGGCTTCGGAGAAACTTGGAACACGGTACGAACTGTCATCGAAATGGAGCGAGCCGGACTCGCCGGGATTCATCTGGAGGACCAAATCAGCCCGAAGCGATGCGGTCACTTAGATGGAAAAGCAGTTGTTCCGACCTCCCAAATGGTCAGCAAACTGAAGGCGGCTACGGAGGCAAAGCGAGACAGCAGTTTCATCATCATTGCGAGAACTGACGCCTACGGCGTTGAGGGGATCGAAGCCGCAATTGACAGGGCCAAGGCCTACACCCAGGCTGGAGCCGACGCGATTTTTCCGGAGGGTCTGACGACGGAACAAGAGTTCGAGCAGTTCCGAAAAGGCGTTGATGCGCCACTTCTTGCCAATATGACTGAGTTTGGAAAGACTCCCCTGATCACCGCGAAGGAATTTGAAAACCTTGGATACAACATGGTCATCTTCCCGGTCACCGCGTTGCGAGTCATGCTAAGGGCGGTCGAGGAGTTCTACAGCGAGCTTTTGGCAACTGGCACTCAAAGGGGCTGGATCGAAAAAATGCGAACTCGCCAGGAACTGTACAGTACCATCGACTACGCCGATTACACGGCTAAAGATGAGAGCTGGCAGTGA
- a CDS encoding serine hydrolase domain-containing protein: MLKSVLLTFFASTLCFVPRSASAQVASTPDANLLVDQMLDRLNKSDYKGFRDLADPGFLKSIPAMEVASFLSQLHSLGTLSRGKLRLDIGEIREYEMVAHKEGKPDVVFKLVVGAASSTRFFGFGVERFPKTVNNTEHLLTDNPAKNQRDKSVRDAVIRYAQTGQFAGMSIGVMENGKAFFNYGEQFVGGKQLPAKSSIYEIGSITKTFTGILLAQAVVDKKLSLDDDIRLHLPKEYSGVEFNGVPVLIRHLADHTSAIPGTPSNMDENLFNDPWGKYSRALLLESIEKVKLSRQPGKTFEYSNAAVGLLGHILETKYQMTYDQLVKKFITGPAKMENTAFELNRDQWNRYLPAYRADLTRCMRWNVRGIEAAGALRSDMVDMLKYAEFNIKGSSEAVRLSHQQNGMISPAPFTTLGLLWGRKLSPTAGMTYSHAGGTGGFSTQILVAPTRKVGVVIMTNTGDASLDAVTYEVLIRLLATPAKK, encoded by the coding sequence ATGCTCAAATCAGTCCTCTTGACGTTTTTTGCCTCGACGCTTTGTTTCGTCCCAAGATCGGCATCAGCACAGGTTGCCTCAACACCGGATGCAAACTTACTTGTTGACCAAATGCTGGATCGTCTGAATAAATCAGACTATAAGGGCTTTAGAGACCTAGCGGACCCGGGCTTTCTCAAAAGCATCCCGGCAATGGAGGTCGCGTCATTCCTTTCTCAATTACACTCCTTAGGAACACTCAGTAGGGGAAAGCTTAGGCTCGACATCGGAGAGATCCGAGAGTACGAGATGGTCGCTCACAAGGAAGGCAAACCGGACGTGGTGTTCAAACTTGTGGTCGGAGCGGCTTCCTCAACAAGGTTTTTTGGGTTTGGGGTCGAACGCTTCCCGAAAACTGTGAACAACACCGAGCACCTGCTAACCGATAACCCGGCCAAAAACCAGAGGGACAAGTCAGTTCGTGATGCGGTCATCCGTTATGCCCAAACCGGTCAGTTCGCCGGAATGTCGATCGGAGTCATGGAGAACGGAAAAGCTTTCTTCAACTACGGAGAACAGTTCGTCGGGGGAAAGCAACTCCCCGCAAAGTCATCAATCTACGAAATTGGCTCGATCACCAAGACATTCACCGGAATTCTCCTCGCTCAGGCGGTGGTCGACAAGAAGCTATCGCTTGATGACGATATTCGTTTGCATCTCCCAAAAGAGTATTCGGGAGTCGAATTCAACGGAGTTCCCGTGCTGATTCGGCACTTGGCAGATCACACTTCGGCGATACCTGGAACTCCTTCCAACATGGATGAGAACCTATTTAACGACCCGTGGGGGAAGTATTCCAGGGCACTCCTGCTGGAGTCTATAGAAAAGGTAAAGCTTAGCAGACAACCGGGAAAAACCTTTGAATACTCGAACGCAGCGGTCGGGCTATTGGGTCACATCCTGGAAACCAAGTATCAGATGACGTATGACCAGTTGGTGAAGAAGTTCATTACTGGTCCGGCAAAGATGGAAAACACCGCTTTCGAGCTAAACAGGGATCAATGGAATCGGTACCTGCCCGCCTATAGGGCTGATCTCACCCGATGCATGCGTTGGAATGTTCGTGGGATCGAAGCTGCGGGTGCGCTTCGTTCCGACATGGTTGATATGTTGAAGTACGCCGAGTTCAACATTAAGGGCAGCTCTGAAGCAGTTCGACTGTCGCATCAGCAAAATGGGATGATTTCTCCTGCTCCATTCACGACTCTTGGTTTGTTGTGGGGCCGAAAGCTCTCGCCAACTGCGGGAATGACATACAGTCACGCAGGGGGCACAGGAGGATTTTCCACTCAAATCCTAGTAGCACCCACTCGCAAGGTGGGCGTCGTCATCATGACGAACACCGGCGACGCAAGCCTTGATGCTGTCACTTACGAGGTACTCATTCGGCTTCTTGCTACACCTGCGAAGAAATGA
- a CDS encoding LuxR C-terminal-related transcriptional regulator, which translates to MAKRDLSPREEEIVELCVEGLTNDAIAHRLDISVGTVNTYWLRIRLKVGGSGRTDTVVRIIKERAEKALRDANVERRSLLEMVAEREHHVVELRAALALFHLAMDQIKSTVWATDMDLVINILANGEFPSTHFGVKWEVGKTVYEIFKSRDPEAPAIKAHCEALTGKESEVRLTGEFASMVLRVVPLQDDTGEYMGCISILNSVGQDHV; encoded by the coding sequence ATGGCAAAAAGAGACCTCTCACCCAGAGAAGAAGAGATCGTGGAGCTATGCGTTGAGGGCTTAACGAATGATGCAATTGCCCATAGGCTAGACATCAGTGTCGGAACGGTCAACACTTACTGGCTTAGAATACGCCTCAAAGTAGGTGGCAGCGGACGGACCGATACCGTTGTGAGGATTATCAAAGAGCGTGCGGAGAAGGCTCTTCGAGATGCGAATGTTGAGCGAAGGAGTTTGCTCGAGATGGTCGCCGAGCGTGAACATCATGTTGTGGAACTCCGAGCAGCACTTGCATTGTTCCACCTCGCTATGGATCAGATTAAGTCGACCGTCTGGGCGACTGACATGGATTTAGTCATTAACATCCTGGCAAACGGCGAATTCCCGTCCACTCACTTCGGCGTGAAATGGGAAGTGGGCAAGACGGTTTACGAAATTTTCAAATCACGAGACCCAGAAGCCCCCGCGATAAAGGCTCACTGTGAGGCCCTAACTGGCAAAGAAAGCGAAGTGCGACTCACAGGTGAGTTTGCGAGCATGGTTCTGAGAGTAGTTCCGCTTCAGGACGACACGGGAGAGTACATGGGGTGCATCAGCATCTTAAACAGCGTCGGTCAGGACCACGTCTAG
- the hrcA gene encoding heat-inducible transcriptional repressor HrcA: MQDLDPRKQSLLRAIVIEYVRGAEPVGSEMLTQKYDLGVKSATIRNELAEMSELGFLEQPHTSAGRVPSDRGYRFYVDRLVIAKDVDETRQKNIRDASDETEALTDLLRDTVKVLSRATQQLGVATTVRDLAVTVRTALISALGPTQALLVVAFSNGHIENRMIECPTNLTLEDVGRANQVLQLNLIGRDLKTLTKSKTPPNTENAPADKLTTTIWTQVRAIARQLTRGKLITEGEEYLFAKPEFQRDTGALADLFRELDETDILYDAVKPQADVVTIGKENRAEQLHRFSVIRKAYLIGPSEVGVVALVGPTRMDYDDSIPLVNFTADALSRSLTRFFG; the protein is encoded by the coding sequence ATGCAAGACCTCGATCCCCGCAAGCAGTCCCTGCTCCGCGCTATCGTGATCGAGTATGTGAGGGGCGCCGAGCCCGTCGGCTCCGAGATGCTCACCCAAAAATACGATCTTGGCGTCAAGTCTGCAACAATCCGCAACGAACTCGCCGAGATGTCCGAACTCGGATTCCTGGAGCAACCTCATACATCCGCTGGTCGTGTACCATCGGATCGTGGCTACCGTTTCTACGTCGATCGCCTTGTAATCGCCAAAGATGTCGATGAGACGCGACAAAAGAACATCCGCGATGCATCGGATGAGACCGAGGCACTTACCGATCTTCTTCGGGACACCGTTAAAGTTTTGAGTCGGGCCACTCAGCAACTTGGCGTGGCTACGACAGTCCGCGACCTGGCAGTTACAGTTCGCACGGCTTTGATCTCTGCGTTAGGACCCACTCAGGCCCTACTGGTCGTGGCATTCAGCAACGGACACATCGAAAATCGGATGATTGAATGTCCCACAAACCTAACGCTAGAGGATGTAGGACGCGCTAATCAGGTGTTGCAACTGAATCTCATTGGAAGAGACCTGAAGACCTTGACGAAATCAAAAACACCTCCAAACACCGAGAACGCGCCTGCGGATAAGCTGACAACGACAATTTGGACCCAAGTCAGGGCGATCGCTCGCCAGCTCACCCGTGGCAAACTGATTACCGAGGGTGAAGAGTATCTCTTTGCGAAGCCAGAATTTCAACGGGATACCGGCGCACTTGCTGACCTTTTTCGGGAGCTTGATGAAACCGACATTCTATATGACGCAGTGAAGCCGCAAGCCGATGTGGTCACAATTGGGAAGGAGAACCGAGCCGAGCAACTTCATCGTTTCTCGGTGATTCGTAAGGCGTACCTGATCGGACCAAGTGAGGTCGGAGTAGTTGCGCTTGTCGGCCCAACGCGGATGGACTACGACGATAGCATTCCACTCGTCAATTTCACCGCTGACGCCCTCAGTCGATCACTCACGCGATTCTTTGGCTAG